From a single Piliocolobus tephrosceles isolate RC106 chromosome 21, ASM277652v3, whole genome shotgun sequence genomic region:
- the GPR4 gene encoding G-protein coupled receptor 4, whose amino-acid sequence MGNHTWEGCHVDSLVDHLFPPSLYIFVIGVGLPTNCLALWAAYRQVQQRNELGVYLMNLSIADLLYICTLPLWVDYFLHHDNWIHGPGSCKLFGFIFYTNIYISIAFLCCISVDRYLAVAHPLRFARLRRVKTAVAVSSVVWATELGANSAPLFHDELFRDRYNHTFCFEKFPMEGWVAWMNLYRVFVGFLFPWALMLLSYRGILRAVRGSVSTERQEKAKIKRLALSLIAIVLVCFAPYHVLLLSRSAIYLGRPWDCGFEERVFSAYHSSLAFTSLNCVADPILYCLVNEGARSDVAKALHNLLRFLASDKPQEMANASLTLETPLTSKRNSTVKAMTGGRAATPPSQGDQVQLKMLPPAQ is encoded by the coding sequence ATGGGCAACCACACGTGGGAGGGCTGCCACGTGGACTCACTTGTGGACCACCTCTTTCCGCCATCCCTCTACATCTTCGTCATCGGCGTGGGGCTGCCCACCAACTGCCTGGCTCTGTGGGCAGCCTACCGCCAGGTGCAACAGCGCAACGAGCTGGGCGTCTACCTGATGAACCTCAGCATCGCCGACCTGCTGTACATCTGCACCCTGCCGCTGTGGGTCGACTACTTCCTGCACCATGACAACTGGATCCACGGCCCCGGGTCCTGCAAGCTCTTCGGGTTCATCTTCTACACCAACATCTACATCAGCATCGCCTTCCTGTGCTGCATCTCGGTGGACCGCTACCTGGCCGTGGCCCACCCACTCCGCTTCGCCCGCCTGCGCCGCGTCAAGACCGCCGTGGCCGTGAGCTCCGTGGTCTGGGCCACTGAGCTGGGCGCCAACTCGGCGCCCCTGTTCCATGACGAGCTCTTCCGAGACCGCTACAATCACACCTTCTGCTTTGAGAAGTTCCCCATGGAAGGCTGGGTGGCCTGGATGAACCTCTATCGGGTCTTCGTGGGTTTCCTCTTCCCGTGGGCGCTCATGCTGCTGTCGTACCGGGGCATCCTGCGTGCCGTGCGAGGCAGCGTGTCCACCGAGCGCCAGGAGAAGGCCAAGATCAAGCGGCTGGCCCTCAGCCTCATCGCCATCGTGCTGGTCTGCTTTGCGCCCTATCACGTGCTCTTGCTGTCCCGCAGCGCCATCTACCTGGGCCGCCCCTGGGACTGCGGCTTCGAGGAGCGCGTCTTTTCTGCATACCACAGCTCACTGGCTTTCACCAGCCTCAACTGTGTGGCGGACCCCATCCTCTACTGCCTGGTCAACGAGGGTGCCCGCAGCGACGTCGCCAAGGCTCTGCACAACCTGCTCCGCTTTCTGGCCAGCGACAAGCCCCAGGAGATGGCCAACGCCTCACTCACCCTGGAGACCCCACTCACCTCCAAGAGGAACAGCACAGTCAAGGCCATGACTGGCGGCCGGGCGGCCACTCCGCCCTCCCAGGGGGACCAGGTGCAGCTGAAGATGCTGCCACCAGCACAGTGA